The Armigeres subalbatus isolate Guangzhou_Male unplaced genomic scaffold, GZ_Asu_2 Contig948, whole genome shotgun sequence genome window below encodes:
- the LOC134204896 gene encoding fas-associated death domain protein-like, with the protein MASSLLLNRPQYEQTCKDYLNLKTIAGNSCACQPEIVKKFKIALMQEIASVRKLEGAVTLEDLFLLLERRNLLSMLNVQLLIKLDQFIRDLDYSKHLAKYRSSLEGNYNWIKRFYLEDLRYRDRRTLLEKEIEQAKLGNPIVENTIPEPPTANPDPKPVQPPIDNIEPVSGNRFNQNRHTIFTLLSKEIGRNWNTFGRLLQLSDSRLEEIEFRHPRNVKAIVGEILETAEKEQREDGQDMFFRVLLQALVDFRRKDLKNKIEKLLR; encoded by the exons ATGGCATCGAGTTTACTTCTAAATCGCCCTCAGTACGAGCAAACGTGTAAAGACTACCTAAATCTAAAAACTATCGCCGGTAATAGCTGTGCATGCCAACCGGAAATAgtaaagaaattcaaaatagctCTAATGCAGGAAATAGCTTCCGTTAGAAAGTTGGAAGGCGCTGTGACACTAGAAGATCTGTTTCTCCTGTTGGAAAGGCGGAATTTATTAAGTATGTTAAACGTACAACTGCTGATCAAATTGGACCAGTTTATTAGAGATTTGGATTACTCAAAACATCTGGCAAAGTACCGCTCCTCGTTGGAGGGGAACTATAACTGGATTAAGCGTTTCTATCTTGAAG ATCTCCGCTACCGGGACCGTCGAACACTGCTGGAGAAGGAAATTGAGCAAGCCAAGTTGGGTAacccaattgtagaaaatactATCCCAGAACCACCAACGGCTAATCCCGATCCAAAACCAGTCCAGCCTCCCATTGATAACATCGAACCAGTATCAGGAAATAGGTTCAATCAGAATCGACACACAATCTTCACACTATTGAGCAAAGAAATTGGCCGTAACTGGAACACTTTCGGGAGGCTTTTGCAGTTAAGTGACAGTCGGCTAGAGGAAATTGAATTCCGGCATCCCAGAAACGTCAAGGCAATTGTCGGTGAAATCTTAGAAACGGCCGAGAAGGAGCAAAGGGAAGACGGTCAGGACATGTTCTTCCGCGTATTACTGCAGGCACTAGTGGACTTTAGGCGTAAAgatctgaaaaataaaatcgaaaAGTTGTTAAGATGA
- the LOC134204909 gene encoding eukaryotic translation initiation factor 4E1-like — protein MAGKSNEEVEQAENAEQNHAEQGVVVDPESLIKHPLQFTWTLWYQEPDRSKSWEDTLNEVTSFSTVEDFWSLYNHIKSPADIKVGSDYSLFKTGIRPMWEDEGNKRGGRWMVNVPRGQRQDLDKYWLDTILCLIGEAFESSDEICGAVVNVRPKGDKIAIWTANYQNRDAVLNIGRIYKERLGLKASLTYHLHKDTMVKSGSSVKAVHTL, from the exons ATGGCTGGCAAATCGAACGAAGAAGTTGAG CAAGCAGAGAATGCCGAGCAGAACCACGCCGAACAGGGAGTCGTCGTCGATCCAGAATCATTGATCAAGCACCCGCTGCAGTTCACGTGGACGCTGTGGTATCAGGAACCGGACCGGTCCAAATCATGGGAGGACACCCTGAACGAGGTGACCAGCTTTTCCACCGTAGAGGACTTCTGGAGCCTATACAACCACATCAAGAGCCCGGCCGATATCAAAGTCGGTAGCGATTATTCCCTCTTCAAAACGGGCATCCGCCCCATGTGGGAAGATGAAGGTAATAAACGCGGAGGCCGATGGATGGTCAATGTGCCGCGAGGGCAGCGCCAGGATTTGGACAAGTACTGGCTGGATACG ATTTTGTGTCTTATTGGAGAGGCATTCGAAAGTTCAGACGAAATTTGCGGAGCTGTGGTGAACGTTCGCCCTAAAGGAGACAAAATTG CCATTTGGACTGCCAACTATCAGAACCGTGACGCCGTCCTCAACATCGGCCGCATTTACAAGGAACGATTAGGACTGAAAGCATCGCTCACATACCATCTTCACAAGGACACGATGGTCAAGTCCGGTTCCAGCGTCAAGGCCGTTCATACCCTGTAG